From one Cupriavidus basilensis genomic stretch:
- a CDS encoding cytochrome P450 encodes MTAPQTPTQSTGCPFHAASPAQSTCPMHAGGDSGIPDFPPERVDPLSPPPVYFQMQQGSGLGQARLWDGKIAWLITRYDDVRSVLSDPRFSSDITNPGYPTVSAAMKVARGSNRTFITMDAPKHAEHRRMLTGEFSIRKIEALRPRIQAIVDKLLDDFATKPQPSDLVSAFTLATPALAISELLGVPYEDHDFFQELAMVLTSSSATLEEAIAANHELCEVYLKGLVAKRSENPGEDILSRLIVNHVRKGDITETDVVSLARLLLIAGHETTANTTAMGVLFLLQRPDIWNELRQDTSLVPNAVEEILRYLDVTHSGKRRVATEDIVVNGQMIQAGDPVVVLSVSANRDSSKFEDPNVFDLRRDSRTQVSFGYGPHQCIGQPLARLEMQIMFTALLERFPNLELAVPVESLEFKGDSLMYGVKELPVRW; translated from the coding sequence ATGACCGCCCCCCAAACCCCCACGCAGTCGACTGGCTGCCCGTTTCACGCGGCCTCACCTGCGCAGTCCACGTGTCCGATGCACGCTGGCGGGGACAGCGGCATCCCCGACTTTCCGCCCGAACGGGTCGATCCTTTGTCGCCGCCGCCGGTGTACTTCCAGATGCAGCAAGGAAGCGGCTTGGGGCAAGCTAGGCTCTGGGACGGAAAGATCGCCTGGCTGATTACGCGCTATGACGACGTCCGCTCGGTCCTGTCTGACCCTCGCTTTAGTTCTGACATTACGAATCCCGGCTATCCCACTGTCAGTGCTGCAATGAAAGTTGCCCGGGGTAGTAACCGGACCTTCATCACCATGGATGCACCCAAGCATGCAGAGCATCGGCGCATGCTGACAGGTGAATTCTCGATCCGCAAAATCGAGGCCCTTCGCCCGCGGATTCAGGCGATCGTAGACAAGCTGCTGGACGACTTCGCAACAAAGCCTCAACCCTCCGACCTGGTTAGCGCCTTTACGTTGGCTACGCCGGCATTGGCGATCTCAGAGTTGCTTGGCGTTCCGTACGAAGACCATGACTTCTTTCAGGAACTGGCGATGGTCCTGACGTCGAGTAGTGCGACGCTTGAGGAGGCCATCGCCGCAAATCATGAGTTGTGCGAGGTGTACCTGAAGGGCCTGGTGGCGAAGAGATCGGAGAACCCCGGGGAAGATATCCTCAGCCGCCTCATCGTCAATCACGTACGAAAGGGCGATATCACCGAAACGGACGTTGTTTCCCTTGCAAGGCTCTTGCTGATTGCCGGCCACGAGACCACGGCGAATACGACCGCAATGGGAGTGCTTTTCCTCCTGCAACGACCGGATATCTGGAATGAGCTTCGACAAGACACAAGCCTCGTTCCAAATGCGGTGGAAGAAATTCTGCGCTATCTGGATGTCACACATTCAGGAAAGCGTCGTGTCGCGACCGAGGACATTGTCGTGAACGGACAAATGATCCAGGCGGGCGACCCCGTTGTAGTGCTGAGTGTCTCGGCCAATCGCGACAGCTCGAAATTTGAAGATCCGAATGTGTTCGACCTTCGCCGAGATTCAAGGACGCAGGTCTCGTTCGGATACGGCCCGCATCAGTGCATCGGTCAACCCCTCGCACGGCTCGAAATGCAGATCATGTTCACCGCCTTGCTGGAGCGGTTTCCGAACCTCGAGCTTGCTGTTCCCGTGGAAAGCCTTGAGTTCAAGGGCGATTCACTCATGTATGGCGTCAAGGAACTCCCTGTTCGCTGGTAA
- a CDS encoding MFS transporter gives MQHHPRRGSTPTPQRVRDVLKPISGAAVGNMLEWFDYSLYGYLSATLAKVFFPSSDPIVSLIAAFAAFSVAFVTRPLGALFFGSLGDRLGRRDTLAIVVGLISVSTVLVGVLPGYEAIGIAAPLLLVALRMIQGFSAGGEAGGALAFLAEYAPTRRRGVVIGFFGMSAGIGALSGSGLVLAITSIFGQTAVEAWAWRLPFLIAGPIGLGAFWLRLRIEETPAFRLHLEREGAAQAPLREALRDDWRSIVKCLGVAISHGIPYYLILAYLPSYLVSTGRLSSGQALAASGLAFLGSVIVIPFAAALSDRVGRRPVAFTAALAYLVVALPLFRIVVGSTPEVVIATMASVGVLIGMYGSAPFCMMTELFPTRTRYSAMSIGYNMAMVLFGGTAPLISASLTKLTGNPSSPAYFMMGGAVLSIFAILASPETSRVPIDELGQSDEHIRRVRMALKASARVE, from the coding sequence ATGCAACATCATCCCCGAAGAGGTTCGACCCCCACCCCCCAGCGGGTCCGGGATGTTCTCAAGCCGATCTCCGGTGCCGCCGTGGGAAACATGCTGGAGTGGTTTGACTACTCGTTGTATGGCTATCTATCCGCCACCCTGGCGAAGGTGTTCTTCCCAAGCAGCGACCCGATCGTTAGCCTGATAGCGGCTTTCGCGGCATTCTCCGTCGCATTCGTTACCCGACCACTCGGCGCTCTGTTTTTTGGATCGCTGGGAGACCGGCTTGGACGGCGCGATACGCTCGCGATTGTCGTTGGTTTGATCAGCGTTTCGACGGTGTTGGTCGGTGTCCTACCGGGATACGAGGCGATTGGCATCGCCGCTCCTTTGCTGCTGGTAGCCCTACGCATGATTCAGGGATTTTCCGCGGGAGGCGAAGCAGGTGGAGCACTCGCATTCCTTGCCGAGTACGCCCCGACACGCCGGCGTGGCGTTGTGATCGGGTTCTTTGGTATGTCGGCTGGAATTGGTGCGTTGAGCGGATCCGGTCTTGTTCTGGCGATCACCAGCATTTTTGGTCAGACGGCAGTTGAGGCATGGGCCTGGCGATTGCCCTTCCTGATCGCTGGCCCGATTGGGTTGGGTGCGTTCTGGCTGCGGCTGCGCATCGAGGAAACACCGGCATTCCGGTTGCACTTGGAACGCGAGGGCGCGGCACAAGCACCATTGCGGGAGGCCCTTCGTGACGACTGGCGAAGCATTGTCAAATGTCTTGGCGTAGCGATCTCACACGGCATCCCTTACTACTTGATCCTGGCGTATCTCCCGTCATATCTCGTGTCAACTGGTCGGTTGAGTAGCGGGCAAGCTCTAGCGGCGTCCGGCCTGGCCTTTCTGGGTTCAGTGATTGTGATCCCATTCGCTGCAGCGCTATCCGACCGCGTGGGTCGACGACCCGTCGCCTTTACGGCGGCATTGGCATACCTCGTCGTTGCGCTTCCTTTGTTCCGGATCGTCGTGGGCTCGACACCAGAGGTGGTAATTGCCACGATGGCTAGCGTCGGTGTACTGATAGGGATGTATGGCAGCGCGCCGTTCTGCATGATGACGGAGCTGTTTCCGACACGCACACGCTACAGCGCCATGTCGATAGGCTACAACATGGCCATGGTGCTATTTGGCGGCACCGCTCCTTTAATCAGCGCTTCTCTGACGAAGCTGACCGGAAACCCTTCATCACCCGCCTATTTCATGATGGGAGGCGCGGTGTTGTCTATTTTTGCCATCTTGGCGTCTCCTGAAACGTCACGAGTACCGATTGACGAGCTCGGACAGTCGGACGAGCACATTCGCCGCGTGCGCATGGCGCTCAAGGCATCGGCTCGCGTTGAGTGA